One window of Pyxicephalus adspersus chromosome 4, UCB_Pads_2.0, whole genome shotgun sequence genomic DNA carries:
- the B3GNT7 gene encoding UDP-GlcNAc:betaGal beta-1,3-N-acetylglucosaminyltransferase 7 — translation MCWTPPHSYCHMEAVQHQCWPASCPSFHHSCPVCPDSLAHITLPCDLRTAARMFQWKKKIYKGLCIFLCVVITLTILQTGTPPNLLFTRKDMDSEGLLNAAKRDTYPAPNGFWATGKDGQMDESPTEDSYPNEWDIKSTNCTVNWNLTHLDWFKTLEPNFKQFLLYRHCRYFPMIINNPQKCSEDVDLLIVVKSIITQHDRRDVIRKTWGREKVLNGKKIKTLFLLGTAMKEEERANYQKLLEFENQIYGDILQWDFLDSFFNLTLKEVHFLKWMTIYCHQVPYIFKGDDDVFVSPTNILDFLDGNKQPDLFVGDVLLKARPIRKKENKYYIPTSLYNKSLYPPYAGGGGFVMAGSLVRKLFKASETLDLYPIDDVFLGMCLEVIKVNPIMHEGFKTFGIVKHKNSKMNKEPCFFKSMLVVHKLLPAELLHMWELVHSNLTCSRKVNIL, via the exons ATGTGCTGGACTCCACCTCACTCCTACTGCCATATGGAAGCAGTGCAGCATCAGTGCTGGCCGGCCTCCTGCCCCTCCTTCCACCATTCCTGTCCTGTCTGCCCCGACAGCCTCGCACACATTACTCTGCCCTGTGATCTCCGCACAGCCGCCAGGATGTTCCAGTG GAAGAAGAAAATCTACAAAGGCTTGTGTATCTTCTTATGTGTGGTGATTACATTGACCATCCTCCAAACGGGGACACCCCCCAATCTTCTTTTCACTCGAAAGGATATGGATTCTGAAGGtcttttaaatgctgcaaaaCGTGACACTTATCCCGCACCTAATGGTTTTTGGGCAACCGGAAAAGATGGGCAGATGGATGAATCGCCTACTGAAGATTCATATCCTAATGAATGGGATATTAAATCTACCAACTGCACGGTCAACTGGAACCTTACCCATCTTGACTGGTTCAAGACATTGGAGCCTAATTTCAAACAGTTTCTCCTTTACCGACACTGCCGTTACTTCCCGATGATTATCAACAACCCACAGAAGTGCAGCGAAGATGTTGACCTCCTAATTGTGGTAAAATCAATAATAACTCAACATGACCGCAGAGATGTTATTCGTAAAACCTGGGGAAGAGAGAAAGTGCttaatggaaagaaaataaaaaccctgTTTCTTTTAGGAACAGctatgaaagaagaagaaagagccAATTACCAAAAACTTTTGGAGTTTGAAAACCAGATATATGGAGATATTCTTCAGTGGGATTTTctggattctttttttaatttaaccctTAAGGAAGTACATTTTCTTAAGTGGATGACCATTTATTGCCATCAAGTGCCCTACATCTTCAAAGGAGATGATGATGTTTTTGTAAGCCCCACCAATATCTTGGACTTTCTGGATGGTAACAAGCAACCTGACCTGTTTGTAGGAGACGTCCTATTAAAAGCTCGCCCCATCcgcaagaaagaaaacaaatactaTATTCCTACATCTCTGTACAATAAAAGCCTTTATCCTCCTTATGCAGGTGGTGGAGGCTTTGTTATGGCAGGTTCTTTGGTCAGAAAATTGTTCAAAGCTTCTGAGACTTTGGACCTGTATCCTATTGATGATGTGTTTCTAGGCATGTGTTTGGAAGTCATCAAGGTCAACCCTATAATGCATgaaggatttaaaacttttggtATTGTAAAACATAAGAACAGCAAAATGAACAAAGAGCCCTGCTTCTTCAAGAGCATGCTTGTTGTTCACAAACTTTTACCGGCTGAACTGCTTCATATGTGGGAACTAGTACATAGTAATTTAACATGTTCTCGAAAAGTTAACATTCTATAG